CCACCACCCGGGCCCGGAACAGCTTGGGGGCCAGCGACGGCGTCAGGACCGTCTCACCGCGGGCCGCCGCCTTCACCGCCTGCACCAGTTCGTCGCGTGAGCTGCCCTTGAGCAGGTAGCCCGCCGCGCCCGCCTCCACGGCCCGCAGGATGTCGGTGTCGCTCTCGTACGTCGTCACGATCACCACCTTGGTGGCCGGAGCGGCGCGCAGCAGGTGGCCGGTGGTCTCCACCCCGTCCATCCCGCCCATCTGGAGGTCGAGCAGCACGATGTCGGGAGCCAGTCTGGTGACCATCGCGATCGCCTCCTCGCCCGAGTCGGCCTGCCCGACGACGCTCACGCCGTCGGCGGACCGCAGCATCGAGCTCAGCCCCTCCCGTACGACCGGATGGTCGTCGACCAGCATCACGCCGATCGTCTTGTCAGCGCTCATCGGCTGCCTCTCCACTCGTGGGCACGGGCACCGTCACCTCGATGGTGGTGCCCTGCCCGGGGCTGCTGA
This is a stretch of genomic DNA from Streptomyces sp. NBC_00536. It encodes these proteins:
- a CDS encoding response regulator transcription factor, giving the protein MSADKTIGVMLVDDHPVVREGLSSMLRSADGVSVVGQADSGEEAIAMVTRLAPDIVLLDLQMGGMDGVETTGHLLRAAPATKVVIVTTYESDTDILRAVEAGAAGYLLKGSSRDELVQAVKAAARGETVLTPSLAPKLFRARVVEPPALSDREREVLQLVSLGLTNADIGRQLFISEATVKTHLLRSFKKLSVSDRTAAVIKALKLGLLS